In a single window of the Mycobacteriales bacterium genome:
- a CDS encoding O-antigen ligase family protein, which translates to MIDAPPAPTVVDAVPRPRPAARERLGDAAVGAVLAYWATYLTWGTGGREPHRLSYLAALVLVAFAVVQPWRSVSPRLLLWANALGLAAGLVVLTAPTGLEGRDEAASYAIVGQLVVLVAAWAKDPIRRLAVVAAVLVFGILQLSMGWLAWWGGADPSNPFIGTFYWHNQAGIALAAAAVAAYGCLLLLDGPLRTLSWVVAPLAAAGTVVSTSRASMGGLVLGLVVVLALGAWQRAWRASARVLVAAAAGWVTSLVLVSPVFFASADGGGVSPLAGTSARGAAEPLSGNTDARLYSWDLAVDVFREWPLTGAGFHGFKSASSQLVGEPQQFAHSHNGFLQAAADGGLALALPVWIGALAFAWIVLRRVVREGRALEPALLVALPVLGLLVLHAGMDFDWSYPALACATGLVAAIFLTAPSVDESTHSRRAGAAVALTLLVLAAVGAWGGGLDLNATVGGGA; encoded by the coding sequence GTGATCGACGCCCCTCCTGCGCCCACGGTGGTCGATGCCGTGCCGCGTCCTCGTCCGGCCGCACGAGAGCGGCTCGGCGACGCTGCTGTCGGTGCCGTGCTTGCCTACTGGGCCACCTACCTGACGTGGGGGACCGGCGGCCGCGAGCCGCACCGACTCTCCTACCTCGCAGCGCTCGTCCTCGTCGCGTTCGCGGTCGTCCAGCCTTGGCGCTCGGTGAGCCCACGCCTGTTGCTGTGGGCCAACGCGCTGGGTCTCGCGGCGGGCCTGGTGGTCCTCACCGCTCCGACAGGGCTCGAGGGCCGGGACGAGGCCGCGTCCTACGCGATCGTCGGCCAGCTCGTCGTGCTCGTCGCGGCATGGGCGAAGGACCCGATCCGTCGCCTCGCGGTCGTGGCAGCAGTGCTCGTCTTCGGCATCTTGCAGCTCTCGATGGGCTGGCTCGCCTGGTGGGGCGGCGCGGATCCGAGCAACCCGTTCATCGGCACCTTCTACTGGCACAACCAGGCAGGCATTGCCCTCGCAGCAGCTGCGGTCGCCGCGTACGGCTGCTTGCTGCTGCTCGACGGACCGCTGCGGACGCTGTCCTGGGTCGTGGCGCCCCTTGCCGCTGCGGGGACGGTCGTGAGCACCAGCCGAGCGTCGATGGGCGGCCTGGTCCTGGGCCTCGTGGTCGTGCTCGCTCTCGGGGCGTGGCAGCGCGCTTGGCGTGCGTCTGCTCGCGTGTTGGTCGCCGCCGCGGCAGGGTGGGTGACCTCACTGGTCCTCGTCTCTCCGGTCTTCTTCGCCTCGGCTGACGGGGGCGGCGTGTCGCCGCTCGCCGGGACATCCGCTCGTGGCGCAGCCGAGCCCCTGTCGGGCAACACCGACGCCCGGCTCTACTCCTGGGACCTGGCGGTCGACGTTTTCCGCGAGTGGCCGCTGACGGGCGCGGGCTTCCACGGCTTCAAGAGCGCGAGCAGCCAGCTGGTGGGCGAGCCCCAGCAGTTCGCCCACTCCCACAACGGCTTCCTTCAGGCGGCCGCTGACGGCGGCCTCGCCCTCGCGCTGCCGGTGTGGATCGGTGCGCTCGCTTTCGCGTGGATCGTCCTTCGCCGCGTGGTTCGTGAGGGCAGAGCGCTCGAGCCGGCGCTCTTGGTCGCGCTTCCCGTGCTCGGTCTTCTCGTGCTCCATGCGGGCATGGACTTCGACTGGAGCTACCCCGCGCTCGCCTGCGCCACCGGCCTCGTCGCGGCGATCTTCCTGACCGCACCGAGTGTCGACGAGTCGACGCACTCCCGTCGCGCGGGTGCTGCTGTGGCACTTACCCTGCTCGTGCTGGCCGCGGTCGGCGCCTGGGGCGGCGGACTGGACCTCAACGCCACGGTCGGAGGCGGCGCGTGA
- a CDS encoding roadblock/LC7 domain-containing protein produces MSDLHSGSRSDRLDRAIHGLLAQTPEIEAAAVVSFDGLPMASALPPSMDEDRVAAMSAALLSLGERAAQGLGRGELSQVYIEGDSGTVFLISADDEAVLVAVAAQGAKVGMMLYEVKRCAAAVAEVLREEGTQAEEPEVAAVPAQPEPVLAAVPDYSAPPAQADAAAGWSSYAPSGSVLPGETSAWS; encoded by the coding sequence ATGTCCGACCTGCACTCCGGAAGCCGCTCGGACCGACTCGACAGGGCGATCCACGGGCTGCTCGCGCAGACCCCGGAGATCGAGGCCGCCGCGGTGGTGTCCTTCGACGGGCTCCCCATGGCCTCGGCACTGCCCCCGTCGATGGACGAGGACCGCGTCGCCGCGATGAGCGCCGCGCTGCTCTCGCTCGGTGAGCGCGCTGCCCAGGGCCTCGGCCGCGGTGAGCTGTCCCAGGTCTACATCGAGGGCGACTCCGGCACCGTCTTCCTCATCTCCGCCGACGACGAGGCTGTCCTCGTCGCCGTGGCCGCCCAGGGCGCCAAGGTCGGGATGATGCTCTACGAGGTGAAGCGCTGCGCCGCGGCCGTCGCCGAGGTCCTCCGCGAGGAGGGCACCCAGGCGGAGGAGCCCGAAGTCGCCGCCGTCCCGGCCCAGCCCGAGCCGGTCCTTGCGGCCGTCCCGGACTACTCCGCTCCTCCCGCGCAGGCCGACGCCGCGGCCGGCTGGTCGTCGTACGCCCCGTCCGGGTCTGTCCTGCCCGGCGAGACCTCGGCCTGGTCCTAG
- a CDS encoding shikimate dehydrogenase, which yields MRAAVLGSPIAHSLSPALHRAAYLALGLDWTYDAVECTSGELAALLSGLGPEWAGLSLTMPLKQAVLPLLDTVTDLARDVAAANTVLVRDGVRHGDNTDVHGIVAALREAGVAAVGRAIVLGGGATARSALAALRELGCDDIGLVVRSEPVETLAAGERLGLSPRVVGPEMITKADLVISTLPVGAGDALREHVVGVPALLDVVYAPWPTALATACGGVVVGGAAMLLHQAARQVELMTGRPAPLEAMRAALA from the coding sequence GTGCGGGCCGCCGTCCTCGGCTCGCCGATCGCCCACTCGCTCTCACCTGCGCTGCACCGCGCGGCTTACCTCGCGCTCGGTCTGGACTGGACGTACGACGCCGTCGAGTGCACGTCCGGTGAGCTGGCCGCGTTGCTGTCCGGACTCGGTCCCGAGTGGGCGGGCCTGTCCCTGACGATGCCGCTCAAGCAAGCGGTCCTGCCGTTGCTCGACACCGTCACCGACCTGGCCCGCGACGTCGCCGCCGCCAACACGGTGCTGGTGCGCGACGGGGTGCGGCACGGCGACAACACCGACGTGCACGGGATCGTGGCCGCGCTGCGCGAGGCGGGGGTGGCTGCCGTCGGCCGGGCGATCGTGCTGGGCGGGGGAGCGACGGCCCGGTCGGCGTTGGCGGCGCTGCGCGAGCTCGGCTGCGACGACATCGGGCTGGTGGTCCGCTCGGAGCCGGTGGAGACCCTCGCGGCGGGGGAGCGGTTGGGGTTGTCACCGCGCGTGGTCGGGCCGGAGATGATCACCAAGGCGGACCTCGTGATCAGCACCCTGCCCGTCGGCGCGGGCGATGCGCTGCGCGAGCACGTCGTCGGCGTACCCGCCCTGCTCGACGTCGTCTACGCGCCCTGGCCCACCGCGCTCGCCACCGCCTGCGGGGGAGTGGTCGTGGGGGGAGCGGCGATGCTGCTGCACCAGGCTGCCCGCCAGGTCGAGCTCATGACCGGCCGCCCCGCCCCACTCGAGGCCATGCGCGCGGCCCTGGCCTGA
- a CDS encoding ATP/GTP-binding protein produces the protein MSSRTPGRRKHGGTAVKIVVTGPFSAGKTTLIRTISEITVLSTEKDITDNTRSRKAETTVAMDFGRITIDRDLVLYLFGTPGQDRFDFMWEILGEGMLGYVLLVDATRPDSIEEAVGILAAFRKMARVPFVVGLNRAAGLDPSDEARVRAALALGDEVPVVPCDATDRESVKAVLLALLYSVVDQLDAAEPARA, from the coding sequence GTGAGCAGCCGCACTCCGGGCCGCCGCAAGCACGGCGGCACCGCGGTCAAGATCGTCGTCACCGGGCCGTTCTCGGCCGGCAAGACGACCCTGATCCGCACCATCAGCGAGATCACGGTCCTGTCGACCGAGAAGGACATCACCGACAACACCCGGTCCCGCAAGGCCGAGACGACCGTCGCGATGGACTTCGGCCGCATCACGATCGACCGCGACCTGGTCCTCTACCTGTTCGGTACGCCCGGTCAGGACCGCTTCGACTTCATGTGGGAGATCCTCGGCGAGGGCATGCTCGGCTACGTCCTGCTCGTGGACGCGACCCGGCCCGACAGCATCGAGGAAGCCGTCGGCATCCTCGCGGCCTTCCGCAAGATGGCCCGCGTGCCCTTCGTCGTCGGCCTCAACCGCGCCGCCGGCCTCGACCCCTCCGACGAGGCCCGCGTCCGCGCCGCCCTCGCGCTCGGTGACGAGGTCCCGGTCGTCCCCTGCGACGCCACCGACCGCGAGTCGGTCAAGGCCGTCCTGCTCGCGCTGCTCTACTCCGTCGTGGACCAGCTCGACGCCGCCGAGCCCGCCCGCGCCTGA
- the mltG gene encoding endolytic transglycosylase MltG → MTDLLDLREDRPGPRPSKRLPKPVGLLVVAVVLLAIVGGVVLGGKALVGSFRSNPDFEGSGSGQVVVQIRDGDTARAIAATLLDKGVVKSIGAFTEVAADDTRSRGLQPGFYQLREMMSAEAALTLLLDPAARLRGRVTIPEGTSVEGALELIAKNTEVPLADLKAAAGNPGALGLPAYAKGRLEGFLFPATYDVEPGTSAVEVLQTMVQRYDVEAETVDLVAGAQALGLTPYDVLVVASLIERESRIDDELPQVARVIYNRLEQKIPLGIDAAVLYGLGRRAGGLTQSDLRKDTPYNTRIKQGLPPTPIANPGTAALLAALAPSDGDILYYVLADKDGRHLFTADYDEFLRQKAKSQREGIF, encoded by the coding sequence GTGACCGATCTGCTCGACCTGCGCGAGGACCGCCCCGGCCCGCGGCCCAGCAAGCGCCTCCCGAAGCCGGTCGGGCTGCTCGTCGTGGCGGTGGTGCTGCTCGCGATCGTCGGCGGCGTCGTGCTCGGTGGCAAGGCGCTGGTCGGGAGCTTCCGCAGCAACCCCGACTTCGAGGGCTCGGGCAGCGGTCAGGTCGTCGTGCAGATCCGCGACGGCGACACTGCTCGCGCCATCGCCGCGACCCTGCTCGACAAGGGCGTCGTGAAGAGCATCGGCGCCTTCACAGAGGTCGCGGCCGACGACACCCGCAGCCGCGGCCTGCAGCCCGGCTTCTATCAGCTCCGCGAGATGATGAGCGCCGAGGCCGCGCTCACGCTGCTGCTCGACCCCGCGGCACGTCTGCGCGGGCGGGTCACGATCCCCGAGGGCACCTCGGTCGAGGGGGCGCTCGAGCTCATCGCGAAGAACACTGAGGTCCCGCTGGCCGACCTCAAGGCCGCCGCGGGCAACCCCGGCGCGCTCGGGCTGCCCGCCTACGCCAAGGGCCGGCTCGAGGGCTTCCTCTTCCCCGCCACCTACGACGTCGAGCCCGGCACCAGCGCAGTCGAGGTCCTGCAGACGATGGTCCAGCGCTACGACGTGGAGGCCGAGACGGTCGACCTCGTCGCGGGCGCCCAGGCACTGGGTCTGACGCCGTACGACGTGCTTGTCGTCGCGAGCCTCATCGAGCGCGAGTCGCGCATCGACGACGAGCTGCCCCAGGTCGCGCGCGTCATCTACAACCGGCTCGAGCAGAAGATCCCGCTCGGCATCGACGCGGCGGTGCTCTACGGCCTCGGCCGACGCGCCGGCGGGCTCACCCAGAGCGACCTGCGCAAGGACACGCCCTACAACACCCGCATCAAGCAGGGCCTGCCGCCGACCCCGATCGCCAACCCCGGCACCGCCGCGCTGCTCGCCGCGCTCGCCCCCTCCGACGGCGACATCCTCTACTACGTCCTCGCCGACAAGGACGGTCGTCACCTCTTCACAGCGGACTACGACGAGTTCCTGCGGCAGAAGGCGAAGTCCCAGCGCGAGGGCATCTTCTAG
- a CDS encoding DUF4388 domain-containing protein has protein sequence MRLEGTLDAFSLPDIFQLLSYTKKTGTLHLRRDSAHGVVHLRDGAVTGARSDVARQALGRRVVGAGLVDDESLEKAVEVVSGDPATGLAKALLDLGAIDGELLRGLAAEHATDSVFDLLRWPDGEFAFVVDETDPDDLGAALSVEDVVTEGRRRLETWPELTVAVPSPDAVVSVVPSPTGDPALARDEWSLVALVDGRRSVADLVVLSGKGEYAVVSALAGLAARGLVSLTGGDDAVLRRQALLAQLEGLPAPVAAAPPQPPAVIEAPVQRKPVIPERPEPFTPARQPEHVEEVPAYVRSAPEPVHASVSTPPPSAPAATVTQTVGSTALAPEAAPSHLIERDPSVNKSLLLRLIAGVRGL, from the coding sequence GTGAGACTCGAGGGAACGCTCGACGCGTTCAGCCTCCCCGACATCTTCCAGCTGCTGAGCTACACGAAGAAGACGGGGACGCTGCACCTGCGCCGCGACAGCGCGCACGGGGTCGTCCACCTGCGCGACGGTGCCGTCACCGGCGCCCGCTCCGACGTGGCGCGACAGGCCCTCGGCCGCCGTGTCGTGGGCGCCGGCCTGGTCGACGACGAGAGCCTGGAGAAGGCCGTCGAGGTCGTCTCCGGCGACCCCGCGACCGGCCTCGCCAAGGCGCTGCTCGACCTCGGCGCGATCGACGGCGAGCTGCTGCGCGGCCTTGCGGCCGAGCACGCCACCGACTCCGTGTTCGACCTACTTCGCTGGCCCGACGGCGAGTTCGCCTTCGTCGTCGACGAGACCGACCCCGATGACCTCGGAGCCGCCCTGTCGGTCGAGGACGTCGTCACCGAGGGTCGTCGCCGCCTCGAGACCTGGCCCGAGCTCACCGTCGCGGTGCCCTCTCCCGACGCGGTCGTGTCCGTCGTCCCGTCTCCCACCGGTGACCCGGCGCTCGCCCGCGACGAGTGGTCGCTGGTGGCCCTCGTCGACGGTCGACGCAGCGTCGCCGACCTCGTCGTGCTCTCGGGCAAGGGGGAGTACGCCGTCGTCAGCGCGCTCGCCGGTCTGGCCGCGCGCGGGCTCGTGTCCCTGACCGGTGGCGACGACGCCGTCCTGCGGCGCCAGGCCCTGCTCGCCCAGCTCGAGGGCCTCCCGGCGCCGGTCGCTGCGGCGCCCCCGCAGCCCCCTGCCGTCATCGAGGCTCCCGTCCAGCGCAAGCCGGTCATCCCGGAGCGCCCCGAGCCCTTCACGCCCGCCCGGCAGCCCGAGCACGTCGAGGAGGTCCCGGCGTACGTCCGCTCCGCTCCCGAGCCGGTCCACGCCAGCGTGTCGACCCCGCCGCCCTCTGCTCCCGCCGCTACCGTCACCCAGACGGTCGGCTCGACGGCCCTTGCCCCCGAGGCCGCCCCGTCGCACCTCATCGAGCGGGATCCCAGCGTCAACAAGAGCCTGCTGCTCCGTCTCATCGCAGGCGTGAGGGGGTTGTAG